In Rhizobium jaguaris, a single window of DNA contains:
- the kdgD gene encoding 5-dehydro-4-deoxyglucarate dehydratase encodes MTPQEIKAALGAGLLSFPVTHFDAEEKFRSDSYQRHIQWLSGYDAPVLFAAGGTGEFFSLSPNEIPTIVRAAKEAAGKTAIVSGCGFGSHVGVELARAVEKAGADGILLLPHYLIDAPQEGLYNHVKRICQSVDIGVMVYNRDNSVLSVDTLKRLCDECPNLVGFKDGTGDIGGVRQITATFGDRLTYLGGMPTAELFAEAYLGAGFTTYSSAVFNFVPALAVEFYKALRAGERARCETILKDFFYPFMAIRNRRKGYAVAAIKAGVRLQGFEAGGVRPPLDDLTAEEEAMLDKLISPWKR; translated from the coding sequence ATGACGCCGCAAGAAATCAAGGCTGCGCTGGGCGCTGGCCTGTTGTCCTTTCCTGTCACGCATTTCGATGCGGAGGAGAAATTCCGCTCCGATAGCTATCAGCGTCATATTCAGTGGCTCTCCGGCTATGATGCGCCGGTGCTGTTTGCTGCCGGGGGCACGGGTGAATTCTTCTCGCTGTCGCCGAATGAGATCCCGACCATTGTCAGGGCAGCCAAGGAGGCCGCGGGCAAGACAGCGATCGTTTCCGGCTGCGGCTTCGGCTCGCATGTGGGTGTCGAGCTGGCGCGGGCGGTCGAAAAAGCCGGTGCCGACGGCATCCTGCTTCTGCCGCACTATCTGATCGATGCGCCGCAAGAGGGGCTCTACAACCACGTCAAGCGTATCTGCCAGTCGGTCGATATCGGTGTCATGGTCTATAACCGTGACAACTCGGTGCTTTCGGTCGATACGCTGAAACGCCTCTGCGACGAATGCCCGAACCTGGTCGGTTTCAAGGACGGCACCGGCGACATCGGCGGGGTGCGTCAGATCACGGCCACTTTCGGCGATCGGCTGACCTATCTTGGCGGCATGCCGACGGCGGAACTCTTCGCTGAAGCCTATCTTGGAGCCGGTTTCACCACCTATTCCTCGGCCGTCTTCAATTTCGTGCCGGCACTTGCCGTCGAGTTCTACAAGGCGCTTCGCGCCGGCGAACGTGCGCGCTGTGAGACGATCCTGAAAGATTTCTTCTATCCCTTCATGGCCATCCGCAACCGCCGCAAGGGCTATGCGGTCGCTGCCATCAAGGCCGGGGTCAGGCTTCAGGGCTTTGAAGCCGGCGGGGTGCGGCCACCTCTGGACGATTTGACCGCCGAGGAGGAGGCCATGCTCGACAAGCTCATTTCGCCGTGGAAGCGGTGA
- a CDS encoding FadR/GntR family transcriptional regulator, with translation MAVQPKSQTEARSQTLVVRLSNTLRRAIASGQFPPGSKLPSESQLTEAHGVSRTVVREAIAALRADRLVEAQQGAGVFVLEQPASPVLSFGNLDQARVSSVIELLELRTAVEVEAAGLAALRRSPAQEETIFERHHALRDCFNASAPTSEADFALHLAIAEATNNSRFREFLEMIGPRIIPRAAMREGELEADQDAYILLIDEEHRQIVVAISNGDEEGAREAMRRHLRGSQERYRALLREQRKPV, from the coding sequence GTGGCCGTTCAGCCAAAGTCGCAGACGGAAGCAAGGTCGCAGACGCTGGTTGTGCGTCTCAGCAATACGCTGCGCCGGGCCATCGCGAGCGGACAGTTTCCGCCGGGGAGCAAGTTGCCGAGCGAATCGCAGCTCACTGAGGCTCATGGCGTCAGCCGAACGGTCGTGCGCGAGGCGATCGCGGCGCTGAGAGCCGACCGCCTGGTCGAGGCTCAGCAGGGCGCCGGGGTCTTTGTGCTGGAGCAGCCGGCATCGCCCGTCCTATCTTTCGGAAATCTCGATCAGGCCCGAGTTTCGTCCGTTATCGAGCTTTTGGAGCTCAGAACTGCCGTGGAAGTCGAAGCGGCCGGGCTTGCCGCCTTGCGCCGGTCGCCGGCGCAGGAAGAGACGATCTTCGAACGGCATCATGCGCTGCGCGACTGTTTCAATGCGAGTGCTCCGACAAGCGAAGCCGATTTCGCCCTTCATCTCGCCATCGCCGAAGCGACGAACAATTCGCGTTTCAGGGAGTTTCTTGAGATGATCGGGCCGCGGATAATTCCGCGCGCAGCCATGCGCGAGGGAGAGCTCGAGGCCGATCAGGATGCCTACATCCTGTTGATCGACGAGGAGCATCGCCAGATCGTCGTTGCAATATCGAACGGCGATGAGGAAGGCGCCCGTGAGGCGATGCGCAGGCATCTGCGGGGCAGCCAGGAGCGCTATCGCGCGCTTTTGCGTGAACAGCGCAAACCTGTATGA